The following proteins come from a genomic window of Natrinema saccharevitans:
- a CDS encoding metallophosphoesterase, whose product MTAPDVEIDVPFAVHDRAIFLPATATLVLADVHLGKAADSSVDAPIDDGADVRDRLATALETTAPETVVVAGDLLHSFSRLPRGLERDLGAVVETVADAGAELVVTPGNHDAMLGEVFSGTTTPDYRTADGETVICHGHERPEESAERYVVGHDHPALSVEGRKLPCVLYGPNCYEGADVIVLPAFTRLAAGATVNGMRGRDFQSPLVRDPDAFHPAVRDDATDEVLWFPPLGRCRRLL is encoded by the coding sequence ATGACCGCACCCGACGTCGAGATCGACGTTCCGTTCGCCGTCCACGATCGGGCGATCTTCCTCCCGGCGACTGCAACGCTCGTCCTCGCGGACGTCCATCTGGGAAAGGCCGCCGACTCGAGCGTCGACGCGCCGATCGACGACGGGGCCGACGTTCGCGACCGGCTCGCAACGGCACTCGAGACGACCGCGCCGGAGACGGTCGTCGTCGCGGGCGATCTCCTCCACTCGTTCTCGCGGCTGCCCCGCGGACTCGAGCGCGACCTCGGGGCGGTCGTCGAGACGGTCGCGGACGCCGGGGCGGAGCTGGTCGTCACGCCGGGCAACCACGACGCGATGCTCGGCGAGGTCTTCTCGGGGACGACGACCCCCGACTACCGGACCGCGGACGGCGAGACGGTGATCTGTCACGGCCACGAACGCCCCGAGGAAAGCGCCGAGCGGTACGTCGTCGGCCACGACCACCCCGCGCTGTCGGTCGAGGGGCGCAAGCTTCCCTGCGTCCTCTATGGACCGAACTGTTACGAGGGCGCGGACGTGATCGTCCTCCCGGCGTTTACCCGGCTCGCGGCCGGTGCGACCGTCAACGGAATGCGCGGTCGGGACTTTCAGTCGCCGCTGGTCCGGGACCCCGACGCCTTCCACCCCGCCGTCAGGGACGACGCGACGGACGAGGTGCTGTGGTTCCCGCCGCTCGGGCGGTGCCGACGACTCCTGTAG
- the artA gene encoding archaeosortase A: MSALSVTTAAPGAVVDPLTGPAALLSMSVGSVPLSDALAWTAIGAFVVAAVLQWSGAVDPARYLAAGAWVVFGVFWLTLAPHYYLEVKSPIETLLAVAALPLCVYTGYLLVRGRGSLLLLSKAVAFMGLIYLPVETIPVVKTWLIETTASQTHFGMELLGHSPGLEEGANGYQSRFAFDPEETVTGRTTYIITACTGIGSMAIFGGLIAAVKAPLRRKVPALALAVGVIWFLNLVRNVFIGLASPWGWFQQDFFVTIATEFMGAPADRTSYIVAHNFIAQSLSIVALLGITYLVLRILPEVLEPLEDVLYILTGTEYDLADALGQELRADGGERRSDGDPDR, from the coding sequence ATGTCGGCCCTCTCAGTGACGACCGCGGCCCCCGGTGCGGTCGTCGACCCCCTGACGGGACCCGCGGCGTTACTCTCGATGAGTGTCGGGTCAGTACCCCTGTCGGACGCCCTCGCCTGGACCGCGATCGGCGCGTTCGTCGTCGCGGCGGTCCTCCAGTGGTCCGGTGCCGTCGACCCCGCTCGATACCTCGCCGCGGGTGCCTGGGTCGTCTTCGGCGTCTTCTGGCTGACGCTTGCCCCCCACTACTACCTCGAGGTCAAGAGCCCGATCGAGACGCTACTGGCGGTGGCGGCGCTGCCGCTGTGTGTCTATACCGGCTACCTGTTGGTTCGGGGTCGGGGGTCTCTACTCTTGCTCTCGAAGGCCGTCGCGTTCATGGGTCTGATCTACCTGCCCGTCGAGACGATTCCGGTCGTCAAGACGTGGCTCATCGAGACGACCGCTTCCCAGACCCACTTCGGGATGGAACTGCTCGGCCACAGCCCCGGTCTCGAGGAGGGAGCCAACGGCTATCAGAGCCGTTTCGCCTTCGATCCCGAGGAGACGGTAACCGGCCGGACGACCTACATCATCACGGCCTGTACGGGCATCGGGAGCATGGCCATCTTCGGTGGCCTCATCGCCGCCGTCAAAGCGCCGCTTCGCCGGAAGGTACCCGCCTTGGCGCTGGCGGTCGGGGTTATCTGGTTTCTCAACCTCGTCCGGAACGTCTTCATCGGGCTGGCCTCGCCGTGGGGCTGGTTCCAGCAGGATTTCTTCGTCACGATCGCGACGGAGTTCATGGGCGCACCCGCCGACCGCACCTCCTACATCGTGGCCCACAACTTCATCGCCCAGTCGCTGTCGATCGTCGCTTTGCTGGGTATCACGTACCTCGTCCTCCGCATCCTCCCCGAGGTCCTCGAGCCCCTGGAAGACGTCCTCTACATCCTGACCGGCACGGAGTACGATCTCGCGGACGCGCTCGGCCAGGAGCTGCGGGCCGACGGCGGTGAGCGCCGCTCCGACGGCGACCCGGACCGATGA
- a CDS encoding DUF7839 domain-containing protein: MVDVLDNKRVATRFRILVQIAERQPAVSQGEIAGEVGVTSQAVSEYIRELVDDGLVEKEGRSRYRVTNEGVDWLFRTADDIRRFADHVTGDILGAMSEAAYIATDDIEEGDTVSLSVENGLLHATPGDEGPATGVATTDAAAGTDVGVTSFEGVMDLEPGSVTVLQVPGVRAGGSRAIESDIVADRCADADLVVAAGVEAIVASREAGADPTVTFAAGAVAADGAKRGLEVTAVATTNEVGRVTDALRDADVSYEVLEA, from the coding sequence ATGGTCGACGTCCTCGATAACAAGCGAGTCGCGACGCGGTTTCGGATCCTCGTCCAGATCGCGGAACGCCAGCCCGCGGTCAGTCAGGGGGAGATCGCCGGGGAAGTCGGCGTGACGAGTCAAGCCGTCAGCGAGTATATCCGCGAACTCGTCGACGACGGCCTCGTCGAGAAGGAAGGCCGGTCGCGGTATCGCGTCACCAACGAAGGCGTCGACTGGCTGTTCCGGACCGCCGACGACATCCGCCGGTTCGCGGACCACGTGACCGGCGACATCCTCGGGGCGATGAGCGAGGCCGCCTACATCGCGACCGACGACATCGAGGAGGGAGACACCGTCTCGCTGTCGGTCGAGAACGGCCTGCTCCACGCGACGCCCGGCGACGAGGGGCCGGCGACCGGCGTCGCGACCACGGACGCCGCGGCCGGCACCGACGTCGGCGTCACCAGCTTCGAGGGCGTCATGGACCTAGAGCCCGGTTCGGTGACCGTCCTGCAGGTGCCCGGCGTCCGGGCCGGCGGGAGCCGCGCGATCGAGTCCGACATCGTCGCCGACCGCTGTGCCGACGCCGACCTCGTCGTCGCCGCCGGGGTCGAGGCGATCGTCGCCTCTCGGGAGGCCGGGGCCGATCCGACGGTCACGTTCGCGGCCGGTGCCGTGGCCGCCGACGGGGCCAAGCGCGGCCTCGAGGTGACCGCCGTCGCCACGACCAACGAGGTCGGCCGAGTCACCGACGCGCTTCGCGACGCCGACGTCTCCTACGAAGTCCTCGAGGCATAG